A stretch of Bacillus pseudomycoides DNA encodes these proteins:
- a CDS encoding response regulator transcription factor has translation MMNILLVDDEPRMLELLALYLTPKGYNCISATSGQEAISYIENQSFKFILLDIMMPKMDGWETCKRIRSFSNVPIIMVTARDQTIDVVQGLKIGADDYITKPFHEDELLARIEAVLRRSNQHEQIQYKGILWDEAQHFISVHEQEVLLTPIEFSLLGLFLRHVNYVLSRDQLIERIWGLDTNTEDRTVDSHIRNLRDKLRKANFPIDEHLKTVYGVGYRWIDTEHQGATR, from the coding sequence ATGATGAATATACTACTCGTAGATGATGAACCACGTATGCTGGAGTTATTAGCACTTTATCTTACTCCTAAAGGATATAATTGTATTTCTGCGACTTCAGGACAAGAAGCCATCTCCTATATAGAAAACCAAAGTTTTAAATTCATTCTTCTCGATATTATGATGCCCAAAATGGATGGATGGGAAACTTGTAAAAGAATCCGTTCATTTAGTAATGTTCCAATCATTATGGTAACCGCTCGCGATCAAACGATAGATGTTGTTCAAGGATTGAAAATCGGAGCTGATGATTATATAACAAAACCATTTCATGAAGATGAACTATTAGCACGCATTGAAGCTGTATTACGACGTAGTAATCAACATGAACAAATACAATATAAAGGGATTTTGTGGGATGAAGCACAGCACTTTATTTCTGTTCATGAACAAGAAGTTTTGCTTACACCAATCGAATTCTCTTTACTTGGATTATTTTTGCGTCACGTAAACTATGTACTCAGCCGCGATCAGCTTATTGAACGAATTTGGGGACTAGATACAAATACAGAGGATCGCACAGTGGACTCCCATATTCGTAATTTGCGTGATAAATTACGAAAGGCCAATTTTCCAATTGATGAACATTTAAAAACTGTGTATGGAGTTGGGTATCGATGGATTGACACTGAACATCAAGGAGCTACGCGATGA
- a CDS encoding DUF4027 family protein — protein MKGFQNLSYSQGVSLICLGGFTASVMLAIAVKMFQQMFL, from the coding sequence ATGAAAGGATTTCAAAATTTATCATATAGCCAGGGTGTAAGTTTGATTTGTTTAGGAGGATTTACTGCTTCGGTGATGTTGGCTATTGCTGTGAAAATGTTTCAGCAAATGTTTCTATAA
- a CDS encoding MDR family MFS transporter produces the protein MEQQANQNRKLLLIGLVIAMLFAALDGTIVGTAMPRIVGELGGLSLMTWLTTAYMLTSTTVVPIAGKLADLLGRRNVYIAGLIIFMVGSALCGMANGMTELIIFRGIQGLGGGIMMPMAMIIIGDMFTGKERAKWQGIFGALYGLASVIGPQVGGWIVDAVNWRWVFYINLPVGILATIFIAMGLKSHKQTGPIKIDIAGIFTMILGVVSLLLALTFGGKDYAWDSWQIIGLFALAIIGIVGFVIVEIKAEEPILPMHFFKNRTFTLLNAIGFFMSIGMFGAIMFVPFFMQGIVGVSAAESGTIMTPMMITMIVMSIIGGQLVLKVGVKPQIITGMLIMAGGFWLLTTMDMHTTKLVATSYMMIIGLGMGLVMPTLTLALQESFPKKDLGVVTSSSQFFRQIGGTFGITILGSIMNNTSGTTLTNKLVPVLNTFPAEAGQMVTKFKDMIHTDPQGLYSMLFSPEALKQMPETISNTIVPILKTSLVDSLHSVFLTGLVFIVVGAVFTIFLQKIKLSDRKKGAEEPATEVEEKDTNVSFS, from the coding sequence ATGGAGCAACAAGCAAATCAAAATAGAAAGTTGTTGTTAATCGGGTTAGTAATTGCAATGCTATTTGCTGCACTTGATGGAACAATTGTTGGTACAGCGATGCCGCGTATTGTTGGAGAGCTAGGCGGATTAAGTTTAATGACATGGTTAACAACAGCATATATGCTAACGTCAACGACAGTTGTACCAATTGCAGGGAAGTTAGCTGACTTATTAGGACGTCGTAATGTATATATAGCAGGGTTAATTATTTTTATGGTTGGTTCAGCCCTTTGTGGTATGGCAAATGGCATGACGGAGTTAATTATTTTCCGAGGTATTCAAGGTCTTGGTGGCGGTATTATGATGCCAATGGCAATGATTATTATCGGGGATATGTTTACAGGAAAAGAACGTGCAAAATGGCAAGGGATTTTCGGAGCTTTATACGGCCTTGCTTCTGTAATCGGACCACAAGTTGGTGGTTGGATTGTTGATGCTGTCAACTGGAGATGGGTTTTCTACATTAACTTACCAGTTGGTATTTTAGCGACAATCTTTATCGCGATGGGATTAAAATCACATAAACAAACAGGTCCAATTAAAATTGATATTGCTGGTATTTTCACAATGATTCTCGGTGTTGTAAGTTTATTACTTGCATTAACATTCGGTGGGAAAGACTATGCGTGGGATTCTTGGCAAATCATTGGATTATTTGCCCTTGCTATTATTGGTATTGTAGGCTTTGTCATTGTTGAAATAAAAGCGGAAGAACCAATTTTACCAATGCATTTCTTTAAAAATCGTACATTTACACTATTGAATGCGATCGGTTTCTTTATGAGCATTGGGATGTTTGGAGCGATTATGTTCGTACCATTCTTTATGCAAGGAATTGTCGGCGTAAGTGCTGCTGAATCTGGAACGATTATGACCCCAATGATGATCACGATGATTGTCATGAGTATTATTGGCGGGCAGCTTGTATTAAAGGTTGGTGTGAAACCACAAATTATTACAGGGATGCTCATTATGGCCGGTGGATTTTGGCTGTTAACTACAATGGATATGCATACAACTAAACTTGTTGCAACATCATATATGATGATTATTGGTTTAGGAATGGGTCTTGTAATGCCAACATTAACATTAGCATTACAAGAAAGTTTCCCGAAAAAAGATCTTGGGGTTGTAACATCTTCTAGCCAATTCTTCCGTCAAATTGGAGGAACATTCGGGATTACGATTTTAGGTTCTATTATGAATAATACTTCAGGTACAACATTAACAAATAAACTAGTGCCTGTATTAAATACGTTCCCAGCAGAAGCAGGGCAAATGGTAACGAAGTTTAAAGATATGATTCATACGGATCCACAAGGTTTATACTCGATGCTATTTAGTCCGGAAGCATTAAAACAAATGCCAGAAACAATTTCAAATACGATTGTACCTATTTTGAAAACATCTTTAGTAGATTCACTTCACAGTGTATTCTTAACAGGATTAGTCTTTATCGTAGTTGGTGCCGTATTTACAATTTTCTTACAAAAAATTAAGCTTTCTGATCGTAAAAAAGGTGCAGAAGAACCGGCTACTGAAGTAGAAGAGAAAGATACAAACGTATCTTTCTCATAA
- the rbsD gene encoding D-ribose pyranase encodes MKKHGVLNSEIAAVLASLGHTDTIVIADCGLPIPDDVKRIDLAVELGKPSFLDVLQVVIDDMAVEKITLAEEITTYNAEVNQEVEARLKEAAFEYVSHEQFKECTKQAKAIIRTGEATPYANVILHAGVIF; translated from the coding sequence ATGAAGAAGCATGGTGTATTAAATAGTGAAATTGCTGCGGTACTTGCTTCCCTTGGACATACGGATACAATTGTGATTGCTGATTGTGGTTTACCTATTCCAGATGATGTAAAGCGAATTGATTTAGCGGTAGAACTTGGAAAACCATCTTTTCTAGATGTATTACAAGTTGTGATAGATGATATGGCAGTTGAAAAAATAACATTAGCAGAAGAGATTACTACTTATAATGCAGAAGTAAATCAAGAAGTTGAGGCACGTTTAAAAGAAGCGGCTTTTGAATATGTATCTCATGAACAGTTTAAAGAGTGTACAAAGCAGGCAAAAGCAATTATTCGTACAGGAGAAGCAACGCCATATGCGAACGTTATTTTACATGCAGGCGTGATTTTTTAA
- a CDS encoding LacI family DNA-binding transcriptional regulator, which produces MSTIKDVAKLAGVSVATVSRVLNKNGYVHEDTLKKVERAIELLDYKPSTVARSLYNKKSRLIGLVVPNIVNPFFPEVARAVEDVAHKQGYTVVLCNSDESLEKEKQYIDVLRQNNVDGFIVATNPQNSVNYMNLSVPVVAIDRMFNERIPTVYADNYAGIQEATKLLLEKGCKHIAHIRGPRDVSTANERFEGFVDMITEYGLSYMIAESTFDPANSERVAMELLEEYPHIDGIVAGNDLIAIGVVKAALQKGIAIPNDLQIIGFDGISLAEMMYPSITTVAQPIYEMGRIATELLLEQMEGKPLETEHYRLPIKIIERNTTK; this is translated from the coding sequence ATGAGTACGATTAAAGATGTTGCGAAATTAGCGGGAGTATCTGTTGCGACCGTTTCTAGGGTGTTAAATAAGAACGGATATGTTCACGAAGATACATTGAAAAAAGTAGAGCGAGCAATTGAACTGTTGGATTATAAGCCTAGTACAGTAGCGCGTTCTTTATATAATAAAAAATCTCGCTTAATTGGTTTGGTTGTTCCAAATATCGTGAATCCATTCTTTCCAGAAGTTGCACGTGCCGTAGAGGATGTAGCACATAAACAAGGATACACAGTTGTACTTTGTAATTCTGATGAAAGTTTAGAAAAAGAGAAACAATATATCGACGTACTTAGACAAAACAACGTAGATGGGTTTATTGTGGCAACGAACCCACAAAATAGCGTAAATTACATGAATTTATCTGTACCAGTTGTGGCGATTGACCGCATGTTTAATGAGAGAATTCCTACAGTATATGCAGATAATTATGCGGGGATTCAAGAGGCAACGAAGTTACTATTAGAAAAAGGTTGTAAACATATTGCTCATATTCGTGGACCACGTGATGTAAGTACTGCAAATGAACGCTTTGAAGGTTTTGTGGATATGATTACAGAGTATGGTCTTTCTTATATGATTGCTGAGAGTACATTTGATCCAGCAAATAGCGAACGTGTTGCGATGGAATTGCTAGAAGAATATCCGCATATTGATGGTATTGTAGCAGGAAATGATTTGATTGCAATTGGTGTAGTCAAGGCAGCTTTGCAGAAGGGGATTGCTATTCCTAATGACTTACAAATCATTGGGTTTGATGGCATTTCTTTAGCAGAAATGATGTATCCATCTATTACAACGGTTGCACAGCCTATTTATGAGATGGGGCGCATTGCAACTGAGTTATTGTTAGAACAAATGGAAGGAAAACCATTAGAAACAGAACATTATCGTTTACCGATTAAAATTATAGAACGAAATACAACAAAGTAA
- a CDS encoding OsmC family protein, which yields MKLTIKHDDIEAEFSNGRLSIGKESGHTPLELLVSSIAGCSAIVFRTILEKKRITYDAFTIETEIGRSEVLPRPVESLHLHYRLKAEGITQVQLEKALELAVKNCTIAQSVKDSIRITETVELIGE from the coding sequence ATGAAACTAACAATCAAGCATGATGATATTGAAGCGGAATTTTCAAATGGTCGATTGTCTATTGGAAAAGAAAGTGGACATACACCGTTAGAATTATTGGTTTCCTCTATTGCAGGATGCAGTGCAATTGTATTTCGGACAATTTTAGAAAAGAAGCGTATTACATACGATGCGTTTACAATTGAAACTGAAATTGGAAGAAGTGAAGTTTTACCGAGACCGGTAGAAAGCCTTCATTTGCACTATAGGTTAAAAGCAGAGGGGATTACGCAAGTACAGTTAGAAAAAGCGTTAGAACTTGCTGTGAAGAATTGTACGATTGCTCAATCTGTGAAGGATAGTATAAGAATTACGGAAACGGTTGAGTTAATTGGTGAATAA
- the rbsA gene encoding ribose ABC transporter ATP-binding protein RbsA: MRIEMKNISKAFNGNPVLKNAQFSIETGEVHALMGENGAGKSTLMKILTGVYTKDGGQVTIDGQERTFKNAKEAEEYGIAFIHQELNILPNLTVAENMFLGKELMYGKTGILRTRQMNAAAQQQLASLGLHVKGAMLAGELSVGQQQIIEIGKALMTNASVIIMDEPTAALTDREIETLFTVINKLRKEGVSFVYISHRMEEIFSICDAITILRDGEYVGTRLIPETSFDEVVSMMVGRSIGERYPERNVKIGEVIFEMRNGTKKGKFENISFQVRKGEILGVAGLMGAGRTDIMKAIFGYEPLDSGQIFMNGQEVKIDSPIDAIRQRIAFITEDRKSEGLVLDFSIRENLALPNLESLSKGSVMDKGIEAQFTEDMMKLLNVKAANGEQAVKSLSGGNQQKVVIAKWLGIHPQLLILDEPTRGVDVGAKKEIYSIMNKLTNQGDAVIMVSSELPEVLGMSDHVLVIHEGKVGGILEKDQATQESIMALATGGE, translated from the coding sequence ATGCGTATTGAAATGAAAAACATTTCAAAAGCGTTCAATGGCAATCCTGTTTTGAAAAACGCACAGTTTAGCATTGAAACAGGAGAAGTCCATGCACTGATGGGAGAAAATGGAGCGGGTAAATCAACGCTCATGAAAATTTTAACAGGGGTATATACGAAAGATGGTGGTCAAGTCACGATTGATGGACAAGAACGAACTTTTAAAAATGCAAAAGAAGCTGAAGAGTACGGGATTGCTTTTATTCATCAAGAACTGAATATATTACCGAATTTAACAGTTGCTGAAAATATGTTTCTTGGGAAAGAGCTTATGTATGGGAAAACAGGTATCCTGCGTACACGTCAAATGAATGCCGCAGCGCAGCAACAATTAGCAAGTCTTGGGCTTCACGTAAAAGGAGCTATGCTTGCTGGGGAATTATCAGTTGGACAGCAGCAAATTATTGAAATTGGTAAGGCTTTAATGACAAATGCAAGCGTTATTATTATGGACGAGCCTACAGCTGCTTTAACTGATCGTGAAATTGAAACACTCTTTACGGTTATTAATAAATTACGTAAAGAAGGTGTATCATTCGTTTATATTTCACATCGTATGGAAGAAATCTTTTCTATCTGTGATGCCATTACAATTTTACGCGATGGAGAATATGTGGGAACGAGACTGATTCCTGAAACATCGTTTGACGAGGTTGTGAGTATGATGGTTGGTCGTAGTATTGGTGAACGTTATCCAGAGCGTAATGTAAAAATCGGTGAAGTGATTTTTGAAATGCGAAACGGGACGAAAAAAGGAAAGTTTGAAAATATTTCGTTTCAAGTGAGAAAAGGGGAAATTCTCGGTGTTGCTGGCTTAATGGGAGCTGGTCGCACTGATATTATGAAAGCAATATTTGGATATGAACCGTTAGATTCGGGTCAAATATTTATGAATGGACAAGAAGTAAAAATTGACAGTCCAATTGATGCAATACGGCAGCGAATTGCCTTTATTACAGAGGATAGAAAATCAGAGGGGCTTGTATTAGATTTTTCTATTCGTGAAAATTTAGCATTGCCAAATTTAGAGAGTCTCTCAAAAGGTAGTGTGATGGATAAAGGAATAGAAGCACAGTTCACAGAGGATATGATGAAGCTTCTGAATGTAAAAGCGGCAAATGGTGAACAAGCTGTCAAATCGCTTTCAGGCGGGAATCAACAAAAAGTTGTAATCGCAAAATGGTTGGGGATTCATCCGCAGTTGTTAATTTTAGATGAACCAACGCGTGGCGTCGATGTTGGGGCAAAAAAAGAAATTTATTCGATTATGAACAAGCTTACAAATCAAGGGGATGCCGTTATTATGGTTTCATCTGAACTGCCAGAAGTATTAGGAATGAGCGATCATGTCCTTGTTATTCATGAAGGGAAAGTCGGTGGCATTTTAGAAAAAGATCAAGCAACACAAGAGTCCATTATGGCATTAGCTACAGGGGGAGAATAG
- the rbsK gene encoding ribokinase, which produces MPNIAVVGSISMDLVAVSQKRPKAGETVIGEAFHTVPGGKGANQAVAAARLGANVAMIGAVGNDDYGKVVRNNLENERIFIDYVVPVTGETTGIAHIVLAEEDNSIVVVQGANRLVNEEIVNRAKDLLVKADMVVLQLEIPLETVEYVLDICEEHKIPVMLNPAPAQVLPVDILEKATYITPNEHECRIVLDDFTSPIEELLAKYPNKLLMTEGGKGVRFHNGTEMVHVPSISVEVVDTTGAGDTFNGALAVALSEGERLQKAIRFANIAGGLSVTKLGAQGGMPTREKVREVQVIVG; this is translated from the coding sequence ATGCCAAATATTGCAGTAGTAGGCAGTATTTCAATGGACTTAGTAGCCGTTTCGCAAAAACGGCCAAAAGCAGGAGAGACAGTGATTGGAGAAGCATTTCACACAGTGCCAGGAGGAAAAGGAGCTAATCAAGCTGTTGCAGCGGCTAGATTAGGGGCAAATGTAGCAATGATTGGAGCTGTAGGAAATGATGATTACGGTAAAGTCGTTAGAAATAATTTAGAGAATGAACGTATTTTTATCGACTATGTGGTACCGGTTACAGGTGAAACGACAGGAATTGCTCATATCGTTTTAGCGGAGGAAGATAACAGTATTGTTGTTGTACAAGGTGCAAATCGTCTTGTAAACGAAGAAATTGTGAATCGTGCAAAAGATCTTCTTGTAAAAGCTGATATGGTTGTCCTTCAGCTGGAAATTCCGCTAGAAACAGTGGAATACGTTCTTGATATTTGTGAAGAACACAAAATTCCGGTTATGTTAAATCCAGCTCCGGCACAAGTATTGCCAGTAGATATTTTAGAAAAGGCGACGTATATTACACCGAATGAGCATGAGTGCCGCATCGTATTAGATGATTTTACGTCACCAATTGAAGAGTTGCTAGCGAAATATCCAAACAAGTTACTCATGACAGAAGGTGGCAAAGGCGTTCGGTTCCATAATGGTACAGAAATGGTTCATGTTCCAAGTATTTCTGTTGAAGTAGTGGATACGACAGGAGCTGGTGACACTTTTAATGGTGCATTAGCGGTCGCACTTTCTGAAGGTGAACGATTACAAAAAGCAATTCGCTTTGCAAATATTGCTGGCGGTCTTTCTGTAACAAAGTTAGGGGCACAAGGTGGTATGCCAACAAGAGAAAAGGTAAGAGAAGTGCAGGTGATTGTTGGATGA
- a CDS encoding cell wall-binding repeat-containing protein, producing the protein MTIVAAFGLAACGQANTEHKNHEPANEKKNEQQKDMNHEVMAPKEMNANASSDLLTTSLKNVTRLNTNDPVQMAVLTSQTIWPATHKENQPGAVILVPANSWQISIASADLIHHPNNGPILFMNKDGIPEATLKEINRLNPLGTKDGTQIMVMGEVESSTLDKLKEYKVKQIKETDPAVFAKDVDKEYADIIGKYPGSVIIGSSEEEGRLYTTPAVNWISHMPEPLLYVGKDKVPEATIEALKTRKGKASIYVLGPEKIVSKEVEEQLSKYGKVTRISGETPTENSIAFAKFKDEKTKFGWGFKKPGHGVSFVSTETPDLAVAGAPFSHMGKHAPVLLLDKGKVSQPVYDLLATIQPKFKDDPTLGPYNHGFLLGDTENISFETQGILDERLEIVQENGGGHAGH; encoded by the coding sequence ATGACAATAGTTGCTGCATTTGGACTTGCAGCGTGTGGGCAAGCAAATACAGAGCATAAAAATCACGAACCTGCAAACGAGAAGAAAAATGAGCAGCAAAAGGACATGAATCATGAGGTGATGGCACCGAAAGAAATGAATGCCAATGCATCTAGTGATTTATTAACAACAAGTTTAAAAAATGTAACACGATTAAATACAAATGATCCTGTTCAAATGGCAGTATTAACATCACAAACGATATGGCCAGCGACTCATAAAGAAAATCAACCGGGAGCAGTAATTTTAGTTCCAGCTAATAGCTGGCAAATTAGTATCGCTAGTGCAGATCTTATCCATCATCCAAACAATGGACCTATTTTATTTATGAATAAAGACGGTATTCCAGAGGCGACGTTAAAAGAGATAAATCGCTTAAATCCACTTGGAACAAAAGATGGAACGCAAATTATGGTGATGGGGGAAGTGGAATCTTCTACATTAGACAAATTAAAAGAATATAAAGTAAAACAAATAAAAGAGACGGATCCAGCTGTATTTGCGAAAGATGTTGATAAAGAATATGCAGACATAATAGGGAAGTATCCGGGAAGTGTTATTATCGGTTCGTCTGAAGAAGAAGGGCGTTTGTATACAACCCCGGCTGTGAACTGGATCTCTCATATGCCTGAACCTCTTTTATATGTCGGAAAAGATAAAGTACCCGAGGCTACAATTGAGGCGTTAAAAACAAGAAAAGGGAAAGCAAGCATATATGTATTAGGTCCAGAAAAAATTGTTTCAAAGGAGGTAGAAGAACAGTTAAGTAAGTATGGAAAAGTAACGCGCATTAGTGGAGAAACCCCGACAGAAAATTCAATTGCCTTCGCAAAGTTTAAAGATGAAAAAACGAAGTTTGGTTGGGGATTTAAAAAGCCGGGACATGGTGTATCATTTGTTTCAACAGAAACGCCAGATTTAGCAGTTGCTGGTGCCCCGTTTTCACATATGGGGAAACATGCACCTGTTCTATTATTAGATAAAGGAAAGGTTTCACAACCAGTCTATGATTTATTGGCAACGATCCAGCCGAAGTTTAAGGATGATCCAACATTAGGACCATATAATCATGGCTTTTTATTGGGCGATACGGAGAATATTTCATTTGAAACGCAAGGAATACTTGATGAGAGGTTAGAGATTGTTCAAGAAAATGGTGGGGGGCACGCTGGACATTAA
- a CDS encoding MarR family winged helix-turn-helix transcriptional regulator, whose product MQKDMTHIDRIQALAFSIGKKMQTELLEQMQASGLTPPQFYILKILDHYGASRATNLAKKMYVKPSAITVMIDRLIDQGLVERYHDKDDRRVVVIELTKKGKDTVEEAVVARNEHIAKYFSQLELQEREDLLRLFEKLEAIICGTSEKKEKN is encoded by the coding sequence ATGCAAAAGGATATGACCCATATTGATAGAATTCAGGCTCTAGCGTTTTCTATAGGAAAGAAAATGCAAACGGAGTTACTGGAACAAATGCAAGCATCAGGACTTACACCACCGCAGTTTTATATTTTAAAAATTTTAGATCATTACGGTGCTTCAAGAGCAACGAATTTAGCGAAAAAAATGTATGTAAAGCCGAGTGCGATTACAGTCATGATTGATCGTTTAATTGATCAAGGATTAGTTGAGCGTTATCACGACAAAGATGATCGTCGTGTTGTTGTCATTGAGCTTACGAAAAAGGGGAAAGATACAGTGGAAGAGGCGGTGGTTGCTCGCAATGAGCATATTGCAAAATACTTCTCGCAATTAGAGTTACAAGAAAGAGAAGATTTATTACGCCTATTCGAAAAGTTAGAAGCGATTATTTGCGGAACATCTGAGAAAAAAGAGAAAAATTAA
- a CDS encoding universal stress protein has product MYKQIILACDGSEHAIRAAKHAAHIATLNKEVNVEIVYVVDNRTAKSDIIQGQTNIETISASRKDRLKEIEALLQQEEISYKITILHGDPGNTLVQYVNTGDIDLVIVGSRGLNTLQEMVLGSVSHKIAKRVKCPVMIVK; this is encoded by the coding sequence ATGTACAAGCAAATTATATTAGCATGTGATGGGTCAGAACACGCAATACGCGCAGCAAAGCATGCCGCACACATTGCTACATTGAATAAGGAAGTAAACGTTGAAATTGTATACGTAGTAGATAATAGAACAGCAAAATCAGATATTATACAGGGACAAACAAATATAGAAACAATCTCAGCTAGTCGAAAAGATAGATTAAAAGAAATTGAAGCTTTATTACAGCAAGAAGAGATCTCCTATAAAATCACAATTTTACATGGTGATCCAGGAAATACGCTTGTGCAATATGTAAATACAGGAGACATTGATCTTGTAATAGTGGGGAGCAGAGGATTAAATACATTGCAAGAAATGGTACTTGGTAGTGTAAGTCATAAAATAGCAAAACGAGTGAAATGTCCAGTGATGATTGTGAAGTAA
- a CDS encoding ATP-binding protein: protein MKRISVQLGFYFLIVTLLIETVLFVLLYYSLVSTRVNEEMTALLKRGNSHRDVLEKHFDSPTISHVALMESETETKVVITNAHKEILAKSNDIDSTIKRHIVEMITATDHNGTIIENHWKTSNYICTVSPIMIEGKTQGYVYMFLGTSSIKEMIAGLTNQFLVVGAVTFILTAITIFLLSRRLTKPLLRMKHATEKMSHGDLSVSLTSTRNDEIGELAESIQTLANDLHYMKKERNEFLASVAHELRTPLTYVRGYADIAMKGETLPEQRQKYLSIIKDEADYITNLVQDLFLLAQMEKHNFSIQVKEVHLQTFLSRVVTKINIMYAAKHINVSSTCPSSLSIALDEQRFEQVIINILNNAYTHSPEQSRITISVTEHKTQIKISIQDTGEGIPKEDIPHIFERFYRVDKARSRSTGGTGLGLAIVKEIVELHGGEITVTSEVNRGSCFTISLPISI from the coding sequence ATGAAACGAATTTCTGTTCAACTCGGATTTTATTTTTTAATTGTTACACTTTTAATTGAAACCGTTCTATTTGTCTTGCTCTATTATAGCCTTGTCAGTACGAGAGTAAATGAAGAAATGACAGCATTATTAAAGCGCGGAAATAGCCACCGGGATGTACTTGAAAAACATTTCGATTCCCCGACAATCTCTCATGTCGCTTTAATGGAGTCAGAAACTGAAACAAAGGTTGTTATTACGAACGCTCATAAAGAAATATTAGCAAAGTCTAATGATATAGATTCCACCATCAAGAGGCACATTGTCGAAATGATAACAGCTACAGATCATAACGGAACAATCATAGAGAACCATTGGAAAACTTCTAATTATATATGCACAGTTAGTCCCATAATGATAGAAGGAAAAACGCAAGGTTATGTTTATATGTTTCTTGGCACAAGTTCCATTAAAGAAATGATTGCAGGCCTTACAAACCAATTTCTTGTTGTTGGTGCTGTTACATTTATTTTAACAGCTATTACAATCTTTCTTCTATCACGTCGATTAACAAAACCGCTTCTGCGTATGAAGCATGCTACCGAAAAAATGAGTCATGGTGATTTATCCGTCTCTTTAACGAGTACTCGAAATGATGAGATTGGTGAGCTTGCAGAATCGATTCAAACACTTGCGAATGATTTACATTATATGAAGAAAGAACGCAATGAATTTCTAGCAAGCGTCGCCCATGAACTAAGAACACCGCTAACTTATGTAAGAGGATATGCAGATATTGCTATGAAAGGCGAAACACTTCCTGAGCAGCGCCAAAAATATTTATCGATTATAAAAGATGAAGCGGATTACATTACAAATTTAGTACAGGACTTGTTTTTACTTGCTCAAATGGAAAAACACAACTTTTCTATTCAGGTAAAGGAAGTACACTTGCAAACCTTTCTTTCCCGCGTTGTTACAAAAATAAATATAATGTATGCAGCAAAGCATATCAATGTTTCTTCAACGTGTCCTTCTTCACTTTCTATAGCTCTTGATGAACAAAGATTTGAACAAGTTATTATCAATATTTTAAATAATGCGTATACACATTCACCTGAACAATCTCGAATTACAATTTCTGTTACAGAGCATAAAACACAAATTAAAATCTCAATCCAAGATACAGGAGAAGGAATTCCAAAGGAAGATATCCCACATATTTTTGAACGATTTTATCGCGTCGATAAAGCCAGATCTCGTTCAACTGGCGGAACTGGATTAGGACTTGCGATTGTAAAAGAAATAGTCGAACTACATGGCGGAGAAATTACTGTTACAAGTGAAGTAAATCGGGGTTCTTGCTTTACTATCTCATTGCCAATCAGTATATGA